A window of Panicum virgatum strain AP13 chromosome 8K, P.virgatum_v5, whole genome shotgun sequence contains these coding sequences:
- the LOC120646524 gene encoding uncharacterized protein LOC120646524 gives MGRLGKRQRRRSSPWPELPADLGGLILHLLQCHIDRLRFGSVCRQWRLVERQQRRDLPPPLPLIWLGGQTFQIPAGGELRRFRTDGVDVLRRVSSLCHGRFDGWLLSHRHGDDFSKCFLVNPLTGATIEMPLRLDDGTKIDRFPMRKIIVCSPDLVAALLWVWGSSVAFYRPVAPSWSACRPSDGRGRGVCVDIAVHRGKLYALNDDDGLFVHEVSAAAAGVPKASRVVEHAITPQPPAAAANNPAGLLQTRRYLVASSTGSKLLMVKWMIPSRRHPDNPTDGVALKVFEADLEEGRWTEVSSLDNGEALFVGGCCSKAVRLTGSDRRFQENCVYIIGHDFFGYCYDAMPSYASYDLGSGTVSQVVLDRMPVIWSALMMGWFFPQEQV, from the coding sequence ATGGGTCGGCTGGGGAAACGACAACGACGGCGCTCGTCGCCATGGCCGGAGCTCCCGGCGGATCTCGGAGGCCTCATCCTGCACCTGCTGCAGTGCCACATCGACCGCCTCCGCTTCGGGAGCGTCTGTCGCCAATGGCGCTTGGTcgagcggcagcagcggcgcgacctgccgccgccgcttcccctcATATGGCTGGGAGGCCAGACCTTCCAAATccctgccggcggcgagctccgccgcttcCGCACAGATGGCGTCGACGTGCTGCGCCGCGTGTCCTCCCTCTGCCACGGCCGCTTCGACGGCTGGCTCCTGTCCCACCGGCATGGCGACGACTTCTCCAAGTGCTTCCTGGTCAACCCTCTCACCGGAGCCACCATTGAGATGCCGCTCCGGCTTGACGACGGCACAAAGATCGACAGATTCCCCATGCGCAAGATCATCGTGTGCTCGCCCGACCTCGTCGCCGCCCTCCTCTGGGTCTGGGGCAGCTCCGTCGCGTTCTACCGGCCCGTCGCCCCTTCATGGTCGGCCTGTCGTCCGTCGGACGGCCGTGGAAGAGGCGTGTGCGTCGACATCGCCGTGCACCGTGGGAAGCTCTATGCCCTCAACGACGATGATGGGCTCTTCGTTCACgaggtcagcgccgccgccgccggcgtgccgaAGGCATCCCGCGTCGTGGAGCATGCCATCACGCCACagcctcccgcggcggcggcgaataaTCCAGCAGGGCTTCTCCAGACGCGGCGCTACCTCGTCGCATCCAGCACGGGCAGTAAGCTGCTCATGGTGAAGTGGATGATTCCTTCGCGTCGTCATCCTGACAACCCTACCGACGGGGTCGCGCTGAAGGTATTTGAGGCGGATTTGGAGGAGGGTCGGTGGACGGAGGTGAGCAGCTTGGACAATGGCGAAGCTCTCTTCGTCGGCGGGTGTTGCTCCAAGGCTGTTAGGTTGACGGGCAGTGATCGGAGGTTTCAGGAGAACTGTGTTTACATTATAGGCCATGATTTTTTCGGATATTGCTATGATGCCATGCCAAGCTATGCTTCCTATGACCTAGGGAGTGGCACTGTCAGTCAGGTTGTCCTGGACAGAATGCCGGTTATCTGGTCTGCCTTGATGATGGGATGGTTCTTCCCACAAGAGCAAGTTTAA